A segment of the Candidatus Zixiibacteriota bacterium genome:
TTGGAGCGCTCGGTGTCCAGTTCCCGGACTTCTGATACATGGCAGGCGCGGTGAGCGACAAAACTGGCTGACAATTCCCTCACGGGAGTATATGTTACTAACGTAAATGAACCGTACCAAAGGCAAAATCATCATGCGCATTGTAATCAGATCAGGACCGAAAATCGTTCTGCTACCGTCTCTATTGATCATATACATATCTTCGTCCCTCTTTGCCCAGGACTCGTTGCAGCATTTTCTCACCCAGGGCGGATTGAAATTGAGCATCCGCGAATACGCCGCTGCGCGGACGCAGTATCAAAACGCCCTGCGGTTCGACTCCCTGAATGTCGAGGCGATTCGGAATCTTGGCGTCATCGCCAGCGCGCTGGGGGACCAGGAGCAGGCGCTGGTCTATCTGCAAAAGGCATACAAGATGCAGCCCAATGACCCGCAGCTGAGCAACAATATCGGCGCCATCCTGAGCGAGCAGAAGAAATCCGGTGAGGCGATCGGCTATTACGAGGCAGCGGTCCGTCTGGACTCCACCAAGTCTCTGTATCTGACCAACCTCGGGATCGAATATCTTCGCGCCGGGCGGCCGCAGCAGGCGCTGGGCGTGCTCAAGCGCGCACAGCCGATCGATACGGCCAACCCGATCATCTACTTCAACATGGGGAATGCCTTCGCCGCACAGCAGATGTATGACAGCGCGGAGTATTATTATGAGCGGAGCAAAGCGTACGGCGGCGAGGCGCCCGACCTGTTTTATTTCCTCGGCGTGGTGAAGCGGAACCTCGGCAAGATGGACGGCGCAGAGGAGGCGTTCAAAGGGGCGGTGAAACGGAATCCCTCGTACAAAGAAGCGCTGCAGTCGCTGGGGCTTTTGTACATCCGGCAAACAAAATATGCCGAGGCCGCCAAAGAGTTCGAGAAGGTGGTCAAGCTGGATTCCACCTTCATGCCGGGTGTGATCTCGCTCGGCGCGACTTACGCGTTGATCAATCGTTCCAAGGAAGCCGATGCTATCCTGGCGAAACTCATGAAGGCGGACTCCTCGCTGGGGTACCGGATGTTGACCCTCATCCAGCAGGAGCGGGTGCGTCTGCCGAAAGCGAAGTAGACGCTCCTCTGTGCCCCACCATTCATAGTGGGTCGCCCGAAGTGGACTCAACCGATAAATGGCACACGTCCTCGTGTGCCGACGGGCGGCAGACCGGGAGGTCTGCCGTTTATGGCGGGTTTGGGCAAGTAGGACACCAAAGAGTAACATCGTCGGTTCGAGCGGAGACGAGAACCGAATGGGCTCAGGGTCGCGTCTCGTCTTCGCTCGACGCGACGGGGCCGCTCGACGCAGCCGCTTGACGCGACGGTGCCGTCTGACTCGACGGAAGCGCACGACGCGAGTGAGTGACACGTATGCACGCAAAACGAAACATCGGTTGGTGGTTTGACCGGCCGTCGGATCTGCCCGGATGGCTGCGAATATCTCTGACCATTGTGGCCCCGGTGACTTTCTTTGGTGTGATCATCGGGGCATGGTTCGGAGCGCGTGCGGTAGACCGACTCATCGGGGTGGAGCAGCCCATCGCGCCCGTGATCGGCTGGGTG
Coding sequences within it:
- a CDS encoding tetratricopeptide repeat protein; this encodes MNRTKGKIIMRIVIRSGPKIVLLPSLLIIYISSSLFAQDSLQHFLTQGGLKLSIREYAAARTQYQNALRFDSLNVEAIRNLGVIASALGDQEQALVYLQKAYKMQPNDPQLSNNIGAILSEQKKSGEAIGYYEAAVRLDSTKSLYLTNLGIEYLRAGRPQQALGVLKRAQPIDTANPIIYFNMGNAFAAQQMYDSAEYYYERSKAYGGEAPDLFYFLGVVKRNLGKMDGAEEAFKGAVKRNPSYKEALQSLGLLYIRQTKYAEAAKEFEKVVKLDSTFMPGVISLGATYALINRSKEADAILAKLMKADSSLGYRMLTLIQQERVRLPKAK